The genomic interval TTATAATATTTTTGATTTTTTTATCCTTGTTTTTCTGTGTTTATCCGTGGTAAAAAAAGAATAATAGGATATTCTAAACAATTCTGCCGCATTCTTCCATTGCATCCCAGGCTTCTTTTCTATAACGGGCAGCTTCTTTCTTGGGATTGGTGCTGCTGATTATTCCACGTCCGACAATAATGGCGTCTGCACCACCGGAAATAGCCTGTTTGACAGATACGTATTGCTGCCCCAGATTATCCCCACTTGAATCGAGATTAACACCGGGCATTAATAACAGCATATCCTGCGGAATTTTAGCCTTAAGCTTTTTTAGATCTTCTACATTTTTGGCAAACCCGATAAATCCTGAAACACAATCCTTATTATCTGCACCCATAGCGATTGTAGTCCTTGTATAGGTATCGCTAATTAAATTGCCTTTGGCAGACATTGCCGCTAACAAAAACGAGCTACAATTTGTATTGGTATCTTTAAACAAACCTTTTACAATACCTTCACCCGGCAAAGAATGTACAGTTACAAAATCCGCCCAATCTGCGATTTTGTAAACTCCCTCAAAAAATTGTTTACGTACTGTACTGCCAATATCAGCAAATTTACGATCTTCAAAAATTAAGAAATTCTTTTCGAGAGCCAAATCTTGTAGGCGCTTAACAAAACCCGGATCGAAATCATTTAATATATCCACATGGGTTTTAACCATAACAATTTCATCAGCCACTTTCTCAAGAATGTCAAAAAATGATTTCTGGTTGTCTACATCAAGTGAAATAATAAGATTGGATTTTTTTTCAATCATTTTGCGGATTAACCGGCTTGTCGCTTTGTTCGATGTAACATCTGAAATTGAATCAAGACTGTTAACTTGTTGAACCCCATGATCCTTGGCAATAAAGTTTTCCACAGCACTTTTTTGCTGGGCAGTTAAAAAGGATTCCTCAAACAGGGTTTCAATTATTTCCTGGATTGTTACAAGGGCATGAAGATTATAGTTATGCTTCTTCAAAAACGCCTGTCCTTCAAAACTCCTGTCAACAATTATTACAAAATCTTTTACAATCATGCCGGCATCCATCAGGGCATCTGCAATTTCAATTTTGCTTTCTCCTGTAGTCATCACATCATCAATCACCAGGCAGGTATCGCCTTTTTTGTAAACACCTTCAATACTTTTACCAGTGCCGTATGCCTTTGGTTCTTTTCGTTGATATACCAAAGGAACATTTAATTTGGAAGATAAAATTGAAGTTACAGGCAAAGCTGTGTAAGGAATACCTGTTATCAAATCAAAGCGTAAATCTTCAACAGCATCCTGCAATAAGCGGATAATTAAATCTGTAATTTTAGGAAAGGATACAATCAGCCTTAGATCAACATAAAATGGAGAAGTCAGACCCGACTTAAGTTTAAAAGAGCCAAATTTAATAGCCCCAATTTCATGTAATGAAAGGATTAGTTTTCTTTTAAGAGAATTCAACTTCTTTTCCCCTTGATTCGGTTATTTGATTATTGTGCCAGATTGTTTTGCCATTAATAATTGTTGTTTCAACTTTACCTGTTAAACTCATTCCGGCATATGGTGAATATTTTGCTTTTGTATAAAAATTTTCAGGATTAACAATCCATTTTGTGCCAGGATTTACAATGCAAATATCCGCATAATTGTTGATTTGCAAAGAGCCACGATCTTTAATTTTATAAATTTCAGCCGGATTTGATGACATCAATTCATTAAGTTTTTGTATAGATATTTTGCCCGATTGAACCAACTTCATCATCAATCCTAAACTGGTTTCCAAACCGGGAAAACCGGATGGTGCCAAATTGTATTCTTTATTTTTTTCATCAAGTCCATGTGGTGCGTGGTCTGTCCCAATTGTATCAACAGTTCCATCAATTATTGCCTGTTCAATGGCTTTGTTATCAGCTTCTGTTCTTAATGGAGGATTTACTTTGCCATAATTGCCGGCCTGTTCCAAAATCGTTTCATTTATAAAAAGATGGTGTGGTGTAATTTCACAAAATATATTTTTCAATCCTCTATTTTTTGCCGCTCTAATCATATCAATTTCCTCTTTTAAGGAAATATGGGCCAAATAGACTTTTGCTCCGGTCTCTTCAGCAAGGCGGATTAGAAGTTCTGTGGCTTTGATTGCACAAATCGGGTTTCGTATTTTATTGTGATTTTGAATTGTTGCAGCATATTTCATTTCATGCTCTTCAACACAAGATTGAAGCTCTGCATGGATCATTACTGGTTTATCAATTTCCCTGGCCAACTTAAAAACCTGGCGGACAATTTCTTCCCGCTCTACAACATACCCGGAACTTGATTCTGCCATAAACATTTTTATTGAAGCTATTGGTGCGGCCTTTCGAAACTGTTCTGAATTAAATTCCGTGACGCCAAAATTATAACCAAAATTTACAAGGGATTTTGAAGCTGCTTTCCTTTTTTCCGTTAAACTGTCCATATCAAACGTGGCAGGTTTTGTATTCGGCATATCAAACATTGTGGTGATTCCGCCGCTTGCCGCTGCTTTTGATGCACTGAGCCAGTCTTCTTTATAACTCAGCCCCATATCACGGATATGTGTATGTACATCAATTATTCCGGGAAGAATTAGTTTTCCGGTACAATCAATTTGTTCTACATTTGAAAAGGATTTGTCGCCAATATAAATAATCCGGTCGTCTTCAATTAAAAGATTTTTAACAGAGCCATCCGGGAACTGGCCATTTTTAAGAAATAAAGTATTTTTCATATTTATACATAAAAAAAAGGCACTACCCTAATGAAGGAATAATGCCTTAAATTTTTCTGATTTATTTTCAATTTTACCGTTTGCATATCGGGAGTTGAAGTTGCAAAAAAGCACGGTTAAAATCAAATAATAAAAACAGCTAATTATCTTTTTTTAAACAAAATAATTGTTCAGCCATTTTAGAATTATAAAAATGATTTAAGATTTTTCTTTATAAATTCAATACTCGGGGTGCCTTGCATTTTTCCATCAATTGTATAAACTCGACATCCAAAAACATAGTTTCCATCTTTGTGTTCCAAATCGATCCCATTTATTTTAATGGTTGGAGATCCCAAGAACTTTTTTGCTATCGCATCTTCCGAGTTACTCACTTCAATCATTTTATATTTTTCTGTTAAGCCAAGTTCAGCCAAAGTCATTTTAAGATTTTCTTCCGTTTCAATATATGAAGGACATCCTTCGAAATAATATAATTCAACATTCATTGTTTGCTCCTCTTTGTTTTGCTTACTGCAAGAAATGCTTATCAAGAATAATAAAATAAAAATTACAGTTTTCATCATTAATCCTTAAAAGTTTAATTTTGACAAAAATAATTGACTGGACTATACTCCAGTCAAATAAATTAGAATAAAAATGGAAATAAAATGGATATTAGAGCTATCTCAAATAAAACCGGGTTTTCGATAGACACAATCCGTTATTATGAAAAAATGGGACTGATTGAGAATGTTGATCGTTCTAAAACAGGATATCGCATTTTTACTAATGAAGATTTCAAACGGTTTCTCTTTATAAAAAAAGCAAAAAATATGGGGTTTACATTAAAGGATATTAAAGAACTATTAACTTTAAAAATTGAAGAAGACGAGCCCTGCGAACCGGTCCATAAAATGGCAAAGGAAAAATTACAATTTGTAGAACAAAAACTTGGAGAATTAGAAAAGATAAGAATTGTTTTGAAGACACTAATCAGCCAATGTTCACGCCATCAACCAACAGAACCTTGCCCGGTTTTACGAATTCTTGAAAACTAATTTGAAACCCTTAACCATACTCCAGAAAGTGTAAGTATTCAAAACACATTTTCGCTTGGAGAATAAAAAATGAATACACAGACTGATAATACTAAAAAAGAAAGGCATACAATATTAGGAGTCATTTTCACCGCAATTATGGCTTCTGTTTGTTGTGTTGGCCCGCTGATACTTCTATGTTTTGGAATAGGCGGTGCATGGGTGGGGAATCTTACCGCATTTGAACCATTAAGGCCCTATTTAATAATTGTTACTCTAAGTATTTTGGGCTATGTATTTTATAAAACTTATAGTAGGCCAAATGCTGAAAATTGTGAACCAGGAAGTTATTGTGCTAATCCAAAATCAGAAAAAATAAATAAAGTTACATTATGGATCAGTACAATATTTGTATTTGGATTATTATCATCACCATATATTGTTGAAGGATTTATTTCAGGTGAAAATACTATTGCAGATGGGCCATATAAATCGGTTAAATTAAAAGAGGTAACTTTAGATGTCCCGGGAATGAATTGTGCGTCTTGTCCTTTTACCGTACAAAAAAGTTTAAAAAAATTAGATGGGGTTGTTTCAGCTAAGGCAACTTTGGAAAATAAAAAGGCTGTAGTAAAATACGACCCTTTAAAAGTAACACCTAAACAAATGATTGAGGCAACAAAAAATGCAGGATATCCTTCGAACCCTGAATAATTTGAAGTTCTGAAATAATTATTGTGTTATCTGGTTTTCTTTGAAAATTTTATCAACAAGATCTTTTAAATTTTTTAGTTCAAATGGTTTGGTGAGAAAAGCATCAGCCATTTTGATGTCTTCTTCCAGGTCATCATCAATTTCATATCCTGTCATAAAAACAAAATAGCCATCGTAGTCTGTTTCTTTAATTCGTTTCAGTAATTCAGTTCCACCCATTCCTGGCATATCGATATCTGAAATGATTAATCGATATGGGTTCCTTCCCAGGCGATCCAATGCCTCAGGACCATTTGTTACTCCATCACATGTGTAACCCGAAAGCGTTAATAAATCAATCAATGAATTTAAAACTTCAATCTCATCATCAATTACCAGAATACGCGGTTTCATATTATTGGTCATTGTCTTCTCTGAAGAGGCTTTTATATCAAGGATTTTTGAAGATAGATAATCCTGTTGTCTAAGAGCCGTAATACTTTTCAGGTTATCAACCAGCAAAATAATCCGCTTAATCATTTTATTGGCTTTTAAAAAGTATTCCGAATCACCCATATCCTTTTCCATTAAGGCCATACTTATCGAGAGAACCTGTAATGGTTGCGAAAATTCATGAGCTATGCCGCCTGCCAATTCTTGAACGCTTTGCAAGGTTTTAGCTTCATGCATTTTTTGTTCTTTTTTCCTTTTTTCAAGGTCATCAATACGAATTGATACAAAAAAGTTGATATTCCCGTTTTTATCATTTACCGGAGAAATAAGCTGCTTTTCCCAATATAATTTTCCATTTTTTGCTTTGTTGCAAATTTGTCCACGCCAGGTGTTATTGCTATTAATCGTACCCCATAAATGTTTATAAAACTGATTATCATGTTTACCGGATTTTAAAATGTTTGGTGTTTTGCCAATAATATCTTCAGAAGTATAACCGGTAGATTTTTCAAATTGCTCATTTATGTATAAAATATTGCCCTTACTATTTGTAATCATGATAGGTAATGGGCTGAGATGGATTACATGCCTGAAAGTAATCATCTCGTCTTCAACACGTTTTTTCTCACTGATATCAGATAAGGTTACCGTAAGACAAAGTTCATCTTCCCAAATTAGTTCGCTTACAACAACTTCTACGATTTGTTTTTTTCCGGACAATGGTTTTAAATCAATTTCAGTTATATTGCCAGCCTTAAGCGAATAAGGAAATTGCTGGCCGATTAGGCTTCTCTTTATGCCAAATTGTTTATCACAAGCCGGATTAATGAAACGGATTAAATTATTTGAACTAAGTACAATTACTGCTTCTGATTTTGACCTGAATACACTGATAAATCTTTTTTCACTCTCATGAAACTTTTTACGTAAATAAAAGGCCTGCTCTTTCAAACGGTAAATTTGTTCTGCTCTTTTTAAGATTGATTCTAATATGGCTTCATTTACAGAGTCTCTAAACAACCAGAAATCACAAGGATAATCTAAGGCTTTTTGTGTTTGGCCCAATGAACTGTTATCCAGTACACATAAAACCGGGGCAGTCGACTTGCCAATTTCTTTTAAAGTTGACTCGAATGCAGGGTCTTCAAAAAGTGATGAATGAATAACATAAATTGGTATTTCAGAAAACTTTTCTTCAACAGAAATTATTTTGCCGGGAAGCAGCAGACGAAAAGTAATATTTAAATTCGATATACTTTGGCTGAGATTTCCAAATAATGTAAAATCTTTTTCCTCTTGAGAGTAGAGACCGATTTTAAAAACACTTTTTAACATGGAGATTTCTTTATTAAGGAGAAATACTTATATAAGTTGCTTTTTTTATTCTCGGCATTTTAGCTGATAGTTTATTTTATACAACCGAAATATATAATCTTTTAATAAAAAACCCCGCTAAAAGCGGGGTTTTAAAAAGCAGTTATTTTAGGAAAGAGTGTTAATATTATTCAAATCTTCAAAAGCCTGCCTGGCACGGGCTACAAAACTATCTTCGGCTTTACGCAACCAAACACGTGGATCATATTTTTTCTTGTTTGGTTTATCATCACCTTCAGGGTTACCTATCTGGCCTTGTAAATAACCTTTAAACTCTTCATAATACCCACGGATACCATCCCAAAAAGCCCACTGAGTATCTGTATCGATATTCATTTTTATAGCACCGTAACCTATTGCTTCCCTAATTTCTTCAACACTTGACCCAGATCCGCCATGGAAAACAAAATCAACCGGTTTCTCATCAGTTTTATATTTTTCCTGAATATGCTTTTGAGAATTATCAAGGATTTTTGGTGTTAAAACAACATTGCCTGGTTTATAAACACCATGAACATTTCCAAAAGCAGCTGCTATTGTAAAACGAGGGCTGACTTTTAATAGTTCTTCATAGGCATAAGCAACTTCTTCAGGCTGGGTATAAAGTTTAGAGCTGTCAACATCTGTATTATCGACACCGTCTTCTTCGCCACCGGTAACACCAAGTTCAATCTCGAGTGTCATATCAATTTTGCTCATGCGCTCCAGGTATTTTTTACAAATTGCTATATTTTCTTCGATTGGTTCTTCTGATAGATCAATCATGTGTGAACTGTACAGAGGCTTACCATGTTTTTTATAGAATTCTTCTCCCGCATCAAGCATTCCATCAATCCATGGAAGCAATTTTTTAGCCGCATGATCCGTATGAAGAATTACACGTGCACCATATTTTTCAGCCATGTGATGGATATGCTGAGCACCTGAAACCGCTCCAGCTACAGCAGCTTTTTGATTTTCATTATTTAAACTTTTCCCTGCAAAAAAAACTGCTCCACCATTCGAGAACTGTATAATAACAGGTCCATTTGCTGCAACTGCTGTTTCCATAACTGCATTGACTGTATTGGTGCCAATTACATTAATTGCAGGTAGCGCATATTTGTTTTCTTTTGCATGTTTAAATACTTGTTGAACCTGATCTCCGGTAAGAACTCCGGCTGGAATATTTAAGCCCATTTCTAACTCCCATCATTGTATTTTTTTAAAATTTTTCGTTTTATTATCTGCTTTCAGGTACGAAAATTAACCCATTTTCAAAAACGCTGACAATATACATTTTTTATATCAATATATCATTAGTTTGGAAAAATATTTCAGGAATAAATTAAAAATCGCTAAAAAAGGAAAGACATAAAGTTTAAAAGAATTAAAGTTGTTCGTTAATCCAGGAATCTATTAAATGTCGGGCAATTGAATCTTTTCTCGAAATTTTTAAGCCGGGGTTTTTATCACCCCACTCTCCTGCATTTATAAGTTCATCAGCTGAAAACCATTTGGCTTCAGCCAACTCCTGAGGATCTACATTTATGTTTATTGTCTCGGCTTGCGCCCTGAAACCAAGCATAATTGAAGCTGGAAATGGCCAGGGTTGTGAGCCTTGATAAGTAACCTGACCGACCCTAATCCCTGCTTCTTCAAATACTTCACGCACA from Calditrichota bacterium carries:
- the pyrF gene encoding orotidine-5'-phosphate decarboxylase, translating into MNSLKRKLILSLHEIGAIKFGSFKLKSGLTSPFYVDLRLIVSFPKITDLIIRLLQDAVEDLRFDLITGIPYTALPVTSILSSKLNVPLVYQRKEPKAYGTGKSIEGVYKKGDTCLVIDDVMTTGESKIEIADALMDAGMIVKDFVIIVDRSFEGQAFLKKHNYNLHALVTIQEIIETLFEESFLTAQQKSAVENFIAKDHGVQQVNSLDSISDVTSNKATSRLIRKMIEKKSNLIISLDVDNQKSFFDILEKVADEIVMVKTHVDILNDFDPGFVKRLQDLALEKNFLIFEDRKFADIGSTVRKQFFEGVYKIADWADFVTVHSLPGEGIVKGLFKDTNTNCSSFLLAAMSAKGNLISDTYTRTTIAMGADNKDCVSGFIGFAKNVEDLKKLKAKIPQDMLLLMPGVNLDSSGDNLGQQYVSVKQAISGGADAIIVGRGIISSTNPKKEAARYRKEAWDAMEECGRIV
- a CDS encoding dihydroorotase family protein, producing the protein MKNTLFLKNGQFPDGSVKNLLIEDDRIIYIGDKSFSNVEQIDCTGKLILPGIIDVHTHIRDMGLSYKEDWLSASKAAASGGITTMFDMPNTKPATFDMDSLTEKRKAASKSLVNFGYNFGVTEFNSEQFRKAAPIASIKMFMAESSSGYVVEREEIVRQVFKLAREIDKPVMIHAELQSCVEEHEMKYAATIQNHNKIRNPICAIKATELLIRLAEETGAKVYLAHISLKEEIDMIRAAKNRGLKNIFCEITPHHLFINETILEQAGNYGKVNPPLRTEADNKAIEQAIIDGTVDTIGTDHAPHGLDEKNKEYNLAPSGFPGLETSLGLMMKLVQSGKISIQKLNELMSSNPAEIYKIKDRGSLQINNYADICIVNPGTKWIVNPENFYTKAKYSPYAGMSLTGKVETTIINGKTIWHNNQITESRGKEVEFS
- a CDS encoding MerR family transcriptional regulator, which translates into the protein MDIRAISNKTGFSIDTIRYYEKMGLIENVDRSKTGYRIFTNEDFKRFLFIKKAKNMGFTLKDIKELLTLKIEEDEPCEPVHKMAKEKLQFVEQKLGELEKIRIVLKTLISQCSRHQPTEPCPVLRILEN
- a CDS encoding PAS domain S-box protein, whose translation is MLKSVFKIGLYSQEEKDFTLFGNLSQSISNLNITFRLLLPGKIISVEEKFSEIPIYVIHSSLFEDPAFESTLKEIGKSTAPVLCVLDNSSLGQTQKALDYPCDFWLFRDSVNEAILESILKRAEQIYRLKEQAFYLRKKFHESEKRFISVFRSKSEAVIVLSSNNLIRFINPACDKQFGIKRSLIGQQFPYSLKAGNITEIDLKPLSGKKQIVEVVVSELIWEDELCLTVTLSDISEKKRVEDEMITFRHVIHLSPLPIMITNSKGNILYINEQFEKSTGYTSEDIIGKTPNILKSGKHDNQFYKHLWGTINSNNTWRGQICNKAKNGKLYWEKQLISPVNDKNGNINFFVSIRIDDLEKRKKEQKMHEAKTLQSVQELAGGIAHEFSQPLQVLSISMALMEKDMGDSEYFLKANKMIKRIILLVDNLKSITALRQQDYLSSKILDIKASSEKTMTNNMKPRILVIDDEIEVLNSLIDLLTLSGYTCDGVTNGPEALDRLGRNPYRLIISDIDMPGMGGTELLKRIKETDYDGYFVFMTGYEIDDDLEEDIKMADAFLTKPFELKNLKDLVDKIFKENQITQ
- the fbaA gene encoding class II fructose-bisphosphate aldolase encodes the protein MGLNIPAGVLTGDQVQQVFKHAKENKYALPAINVIGTNTVNAVMETAVAANGPVIIQFSNGGAVFFAGKSLNNENQKAAVAGAVSGAQHIHHMAEKYGARVILHTDHAAKKLLPWIDGMLDAGEEFYKKHGKPLYSSHMIDLSEEPIEENIAICKKYLERMSKIDMTLEIELGVTGGEEDGVDNTDVDSSKLYTQPEEVAYAYEELLKVSPRFTIAAAFGNVHGVYKPGNVVLTPKILDNSQKHIQEKYKTDEKPVDFVFHGGSGSSVEEIREAIGYGAIKMNIDTDTQWAFWDGIRGYYEEFKGYLQGQIGNPEGDDKPNKKKYDPRVWLRKAEDSFVARARQAFEDLNNINTLS